GATCTTGTTGTCGTACCACTCAAGTCGCAGCCAGTGATCTACCTCGGCGAAGTTGTCGGCGATTACCACTTCGAGCCGGAAGGGCCAGACCCCTATTACCATTGGCGGCCGGTGAAATGGGTTGGCGAGGCTATCCCCCGGTCGAACTTCAGCCAGGACATCCTCTACACCTTCGGCGCGTTCATGACGATTTGCCGGGTGCAGCGCAATGATGCCGAAGCTCGCATCAACGCTATGCGCGCCAATAATTGGCAGCCGGAGTCTTTGCGGGCCGCGACCGTGCAGCCGACGGCAACGGACGAAGAGGGCGTCGTCGCCGGACCTGACCTTGAAGAGCTTGCGCGGGACCAGATCGCCCGTGCCATCGAGGCGAAGTTCAAGGGCCATGACCTGACGCGGCTTGTCGAGGCTATCCTGCAGGCCCAGGGATACACGACCTATCGCAGTCCTGAAGGAGCGGATGGCGGCGCGGATATCCTTGCCGGGGCCGGGCCTCATGGATTTGGCCAGCCACGGCTTTGCGTCGAGGTGAAGTCTGGTTCGACACCAACCGACCGTCCGACCGTCGACAAGTTGCTGGGAGCTGTTACCAAGTTCGGAGCCACGGAGGGACTTTTCGTGTCTTGGGGAGGTTTCAAACCAAATGTACAAAAGGAACTTGCCGCAAGTTTCTTCCGAGTAAGACTTTGGTCGCAGAAGGAATTACTTGAGCAGTTATTCTCAACATACGAAAAACTCGATGAAGATTTGAAGGCAGAGCTTCCACTAAAACGGATTTGGACTGTTACTCCGCAAGATCAGTGATGATATACTATCCGAGTTCAATGCTGAGAAGTTTGTAGATCTTCTACGAACTATTTTTTAGAAATTTCCCCACCGATAGCGCTGCAATCTGGATAGCATCTGGATAACCGGGAATCCCCAGGGCACTGTTGTTCGTGTCGGGAACATGTTCTCATGGTTCAGAAAAACACAATAAAATCAACGCACCTCCGCCAGCCTGACGGCTGCAGCGTCAGAACGCCCTGGGGCACGAGCGCGGCAGCGATGTAAGGCTGCTGGCAAGCGGCCAGCTGGGGCTGAAGGCGTTGGCCGACGGTGAGCGTTGGGGGAGAGAAAGAGCGGGCCTAAAGGTGAAGCATGGGTTAAGATTTACCGAAAATAATGAAGAATATGAGCAAGTAGAGTACAGATTGGGAGGTGAAGGGCGAACGCGGTCAATCCGTGGTGAAGGTTTGGCAGGTTCTTGAGGTTTTGTCCCAGCCTTCAAAACCATCTCCTCTTCTTCCCTGTTCGATGATTTGGTGGGCCTGGAAAGAACCTTCAAAACCTCAGAAACCTATGCTTCGCCAGCTTTGACTTGGACGACCTGCCAACTGGCCATATTCGGGCCGGGGACTTGGACGAGCCGCAACCCATCGACGACACGGCCTTTGTGACGTTTTAGCCAGTGGCCCAGGCGGCGCGCGTTGACCCCAGGGCCATTCCTCTCGCCGGCGATGTCGTCAAGGACTTCAAAAAGCCCAAAATCGTTTGAGTGGCAACGTTCTATGAGGCGCTTGATTTTTATGGCGCTTTTTCCAAACTCCAGCCACCAAAGGGTGAGGAGCGTGCGCAGTTGCCCCAGTTCCGGGTCCTCATCCATGATGGCGTCGCGGCTGGCGCAAGGGTCCGGTTCGCCGACCCACATGAGCGCGCCACGCACCAGGGCAGACCACTGGCCGAAGCCGCCGAAAGGGGTACCACCCATGTCCGGCCGGCCGGCGACAATGTAAGCGCGCAGGATGGTTAAAATGGCGCTGACATACTCGGTGCGGTTTTGGCGTACGCCCTCAAGGGGATCAAAGGAAAACTGGCGTTCTTCCGGGCGTTCGCATCCAGGGTCCAGCCGGCAAAGCAAGGAGCGGCGAGGTAAGTCGCCGGCCAATACCAGATTGTTGCCGTTGGCCGACCAAAGGGTCGTGCTGGGTATTTCAACCTGAGCAGACGCACCAAGCGGGCGAACTTTAATTGTGTCAGCTGTTATGGCCTGACAAAGCAAATCAGATTGCAAAGCTCCATTAAAATTGTCCAAACTTACAAGTAGATCCCCAGAAATGAGGCTACCGATAAGACGCTTTTCGAGCTCGGCGCTGTCAATCGTCGCTGAAAGAACTGCCGTTCTGTTCCCAGTTGCGATCATAGATGCAATATCCATCAAATACGATTTTCCGCTGCCCCGGACAGGAGCCGTGATTGCGAAAAGAGGAATGTGGTCAAGGATTGGTCGCGCCATGGTACTGATAAGCAGAGCCAAGGCGACGGAACGGTCCACAGGTTCTACAAAACTGAAACCCGTCAGTAAGTCTTTTATAAATTCAATCTTATCTGCTGCTTCTGAGTGCTTCGGATGGTTGGAGATTTTGATGCTGAGGTGGTGAGCGAAGTAGTATTGGCTTTGTGGATCATAGCCCGGCGTGAGTAGCAGGGTGCCGTCCGGTCGTAACGTTGGACAATTCAAAATGCCCCGCAAAAGCGGCATGGGCCACAGGCCGGCGCGTCCCGTGATGGTGTCAGCGACATCCTTGGGCGGATCGGCGGCACGAAACTCACCAGTTTGGCGATCCCATTTCTCGAATCTGCCATAGCGCCCCAGCACATCCAGAAGGAACGCCTTTTTAGCTTCCATGATAACGACGGTTTCTTGAGGACTGTTAGCAACGCAACATTGCGAAGACGCCGGTAGCTTGCCAATCCGTACGAGTTGAGTGCCCCGTTGAAATATTTTGAATTCATAGGGTAGATCCGGTCTGGTCAGGACGGCCTCGCAGGCGTCTACGAGATCGCCAGAGGCTCCTTTTTCTATGCGGATAACGTCTGATACGTTTTGCTGTCTTCGGTAATGGATGTGCAGATTTGGGTCGGTGATTCCGTATTGTTCCCCGGACAAATCTTCAAAAGCTGATAAGGACATTATATTGTCCTCAATATGCTGCATGACCTGTGTATTGTCCCATCCTTCGGCCTCGGCATCAGCTAAATCCCAGCCGGCTTTAAGTCCCTTGGGCGGTAAGACAATATTGGCTGGTGTGCCGATTCTCTCCAGAATTCTTGCTACTTCCATCACCGCCTCATGACCGCATCTGTCTGCATCCGGCCAGATAACGACGGTCCTTCCTGCCAGTGGGCTGAAGTCGGCCTTGCGAACAGCCTTTGATCCTCCTGGCCAGGTGACGGCTACGGCATCTGGAAGAAGGTGTCGGGCTGCGTCCGCTGTTTTCTCGCCTTCGCAGACAAGAACCATGTCATTCGTGGCCGAGGCGGCCAAGCGGTCAAGACCATACAGGGGGCGGGGGATAGGAAAGCTCTTCCATTGCCAGCAAGCCTTGCCGTTTGCCTCGCCGTAGACCTGGGGGAGAACTTCTTTGCCGCCGTCAGGCAGATTGAAGCGGCAGACATAGCCCAAGATCTGCGCTTGCTCATTTCGATAGGCCCAGCGGGCAGCGACGGTCCTTTCGACCCAGGAGCCGGCGACATGGTGTCTAAATATATCAGGCGGCGAAGGAGCGTGCGATGGCACAGGCATGATGATTTGCCCTGGTGAGTTAGAGGCCGTTCCCCTAGGCTTGCTCGCCTTGTTCGAAAGACGGTAGCGAGTCTGGTCTGAAGTGACTCCCAAGTTTTCAGCGATTTGTTGGGCTGCATCGCTTTGCCGCAAGCCATGGATAGCCGCGAACAAGGAGACCAGATCGCCTCCCTTGTCGTCCGTGGCAAAATCGGCCCACCTGCCGGTGGCAAGGTTGACTTTGCATGAGTGGCCTTGTCCGCCGTCAAGGCTGGCACAGACGTATTCCTGACCTTCTTGCCGTCCCCCCGGCAGCCAGGTGGGGAGTAGCTCAGTTATCCGTCCAAAGGCAGCATCGTTGGCGCACTGAATTTGCGAGCGGAGGCTGTTGCTGCGAGTGACAGAATCAGAAGGCATCCGCTTATGCGCCATGGCCAGCTCTCTGCTTGTCGTAGCCAGGGCGCTCACGCAGGGTGGTTC
This Solidesulfovibrio sp. DNA region includes the following protein-coding sequences:
- a CDS encoding restriction endonuclease produces the protein MAIWLVRAGSHGEYEQKFIQESRVYVTWDRLNFNLRSFEDRKELVDLMVRIYPDAKPRTIQNWASQVWPFAHGIKQGDLVVVPLKSQPVIYLGEVVGDYHFEPEGPDPYYHWRPVKWVGEAIPRSNFSQDILYTFGAFMTICRVQRNDAEARINAMRANNWQPESLRAATVQPTATDEEGVVAGPDLEELARDQIARAIEAKFKGHDLTRLVEAILQAQGYTTYRSPEGADGGADILAGAGPHGFGQPRLCVEVKSGSTPTDRPTVDKLLGAVTKFGATEGLFVSWGGFKPNVQKELAASFFRVRLWSQKELLEQLFSTYEKLDEDLKAELPLKRIWTVTPQDQ